A window of Adhaeribacter arboris genomic DNA:
GTCCGGGCTGTTACCGGCGGCACCCACAAAAAGCTGGGCTTCGTTGTAAGTCTGGTTACCGTTGGTAGCTGGCAACTGGTTGTTACTAACCAAATTATTCTGAACCGTACCGGAGTTAACCGTAACGGTCGCATTTTTACCAGCAATTATGTTGTTCCGGAAGGTAGAAGCGGTAAGATTTACATTACCTAAAAATATATTATTCTCTACCGCTGAAAACACCCTTTGGTAAGTGTTAGTAGAAGCAATATTAACACCACCACCGATAATATTATTTCTAAAAGTTATCCCAGTAAATGTATAGTTAGTTGAATTTATAGTAAATGCATTTCCTTCAAAATAGTTTTGTAAAATTTGTGCATTTACCACCTCATTATACATTTCTATAGGATAAGGTAGGTAACAGCGCATCACAATAACATTATTGGCACCAATATGTGGCGTGTAGTTAGTACTATTATAAGCGAAGGTCAATCCCATTAATATACTGCCACTGGCTTCCGATTGTATATCAATTCCTAAAACAACTGCCTGGGAGCCATTCGCCTGGGTCTGTGGATTTTGAGCCAGCAAATAACCTGGTCCGATAAGTACTAATCTTTTAGTAAGATCTACACCGTCGTAAGTAGTAGCGGTACCTTCAATCATCAGCGTGTCGCCGGCAGCTACATCGGTAGCATCGTGCGCTTCTTGAATAGTTTTAAATATCTTCTGGGCTTTATCCGTAGTTAAGGTATTATTTACCCGAAAAACGTTCGCGAGCAGAGAGTTGGTCAGTAACAAACCAGTAAGAAGAATGAAAGTAGATTTAATATTCATGGTAGTATTATTTTAACCGTTTAAACTTATTTAGCAACCAAACCTTTACCCGCGGCTTTTTCTTTATCAATCAAATCGTACATCCCCTTATAAGACAGATTATCCGGGGTCAGGACGAGTGCGGATTTAAATTGCGCTTGCGCCTCGGTATATTTTTCGCTGGCGTAAAGGCCCAAGCCGTAGTTGAAAATTGCTTTTGGCCGGAGATTTTCTTTTAAAGAAGTATCGTCGGCGTAAGCTTTTAGGATTTCTAAACCTTTATCGTGCTCGCCTATCTTTAAGTAATTAATAGCAGTTCCTAATTTTTTGAAAGGATTTTTTAAAGTGATAACCGGTGTATCAAAGGTTAACTGCACCTTTTCTTCGTAGGGAATAACTATTTTCGTGATTTCAGTAGCCAATTCCGCAATTAAGTTTTTGGCAATAGATTCCGGGTCAAACCCACTGGTAGGGGTACATGCCGGCTTGGATTCGTGTTTTGTTTTTGCCGAAACGGGTTTGGAAAACAGCATTTTACCCGTCTTTACATCCATAATTTTAAGCTGAATCGTGACGGCGCCAGTGGCTTCCCACCAATGTTCATAGTTACAGCCGTTCACTACTATGCTTTGCTTTTGCGACATGGGTTTTTGCTCAATTGTTTCGGTTTGCAATCGGCCGATTATGAGTAAAGCCGAACTAAGTTTTTTGCTCAGGGCGGCCGCTGTACCTTCGTTAATAGTTTTTATTTCCGAATTCTTTTGCGACGATAAAATTTGCGCTAAGGCGTTCCGGTCTACTATTTCGTAAGTATTAGAGTTAAATAGTTTAGAAGTTAAATCATCCGTCAGGTCCAGCGATTTTTCATTTTTCGCGCCGCTCGGGCCTACAATATCTCCGATCGCAATTTGTTTATAAGCTTTTATATCTAATTGGGCCGGACGTTTCTTCGTAATAATCAGCGTACTTTGCGCATTAACCGATAAGGAGTGAATGAAAAACAAACCAATAATAAGTAATAAAAAAGTAGATG
This region includes:
- a CDS encoding CsgG/HfaB family protein, with product MRAASTFLLLIIGLFFIHSLSVNAQSTLIITKKRPAQLDIKAYKQIAIGDIVGPSGAKNEKSLDLTDDLTSKLFNSNTYEIVDRNALAQILSSQKNSEIKTINEGTAAALSKKLSSALLIIGRLQTETIEQKPMSQKQSIVVNGCNYEHWWEATGAVTIQLKIMDVKTGKMLFSKPVSAKTKHESKPACTPTSGFDPESIAKNLIAELATEITKIVIPYEEKVQLTFDTPVITLKNPFKKLGTAINYLKIGEHDKGLEILKAYADDTSLKENLRPKAIFNYGLGLYASEKYTEAQAQFKSALVLTPDNLSYKGMYDLIDKEKAAGKGLVAK